A single genomic interval of Saccharothrix saharensis harbors:
- a CDS encoding recombinase family protein has product MTKALNRRVSRSVAGELPPLRGIIYARASKDRRGRAVSVKSQVAVGHRFFKQHNIVVVAVLVDNHMSASRYARAERQEYKEALRLLVTGEANLLWTWESSRATRELDVFVQLRSILIEVGGYFAYDERIYDMNDPDDRMDTAEDAVDAEKETEKLRKRVRRGVESRAFAGLHHGNDWYGHRKVYDERTGEIVRIERDPVQGPVAKEAVQRLLGGENGTVIANDFNRREISCPHELKWISLHVEKLYQLSRDAESWARLTAKLSPEQVDAAVQALVWLKEKESPQTVARWLREGRYAHVFPGRWSGAKVRAVASNPALAGLRLYQGEIIGKGTWTGVITPAQHYRLAAMLGDPTRAGKKDGDRVKHVLSGVMLCDVCNVPVYGVVFDTTKNGRPVTRRFYRCVQGGHVSRQKERTEAFVIEAVLTRLERPDAEELFRVEVDAMEDATRALTEARELRARLDGFTDKAAEGELSPERLARIEAKLLPKIEAAESRARQVTIAPTVAGLVGPGAREAWARLSIVQQREVLRTIVRPRLCRSTRKGPGFDPDAIRMVWLTDRPEVPDMGQTG; this is encoded by the coding sequence TCGCGGGCGAGCTGCCGCCGTTGCGGGGAATCATCTACGCGCGGGCTTCGAAGGATCGCAGGGGTCGTGCGGTGTCGGTGAAGTCGCAGGTCGCCGTGGGTCACAGGTTCTTCAAGCAGCACAACATCGTGGTGGTGGCCGTACTGGTGGACAACCACATGTCGGCGTCGCGGTACGCGCGGGCGGAGCGGCAGGAATACAAGGAGGCGCTTCGTCTGCTCGTGACGGGTGAGGCGAATCTGTTGTGGACGTGGGAGAGTTCACGGGCCACCCGCGAGTTGGACGTGTTCGTCCAACTCCGTTCGATCCTGATCGAGGTGGGCGGCTATTTCGCCTACGACGAGCGCATCTACGACATGAACGATCCGGACGACCGTATGGACACCGCCGAGGACGCGGTGGACGCGGAGAAGGAAACGGAGAAGCTCCGTAAACGGGTGCGTCGTGGTGTCGAGTCGCGGGCCTTCGCGGGGTTGCACCACGGCAACGACTGGTACGGGCACCGCAAGGTCTACGACGAGCGGACGGGCGAGATCGTCAGGATCGAGCGCGACCCGGTGCAGGGTCCGGTGGCGAAGGAGGCGGTGCAGCGTCTGCTCGGGGGCGAGAACGGGACGGTGATCGCCAACGACTTCAACCGTCGGGAGATCTCGTGCCCGCACGAACTGAAGTGGATCTCGCTGCACGTGGAGAAGCTGTACCAGCTGTCCCGCGATGCGGAGTCGTGGGCGAGGCTGACCGCGAAGTTGTCACCCGAGCAGGTGGACGCGGCGGTGCAGGCGCTGGTGTGGTTGAAGGAGAAGGAGTCGCCACAGACTGTGGCCCGCTGGTTGCGGGAGGGCCGGTACGCGCACGTGTTCCCCGGCCGCTGGTCGGGGGCGAAGGTGCGGGCGGTGGCGTCCAATCCCGCGTTGGCAGGGTTGCGCCTGTACCAGGGCGAGATCATCGGCAAGGGAACCTGGACGGGCGTCATCACCCCGGCGCAGCACTACCGGCTCGCGGCCATGCTGGGCGATCCGACCAGGGCAGGGAAGAAGGACGGCGACCGGGTCAAGCACGTGCTGTCGGGGGTGATGCTGTGCGACGTGTGCAACGTGCCGGTCTACGGCGTCGTGTTCGACACAACCAAGAACGGGCGGCCGGTCACCCGCCGTTTCTACCGTTGTGTGCAAGGAGGGCACGTGAGCAGGCAGAAGGAGCGCACCGAGGCGTTCGTGATCGAGGCGGTCCTGACCCGGCTGGAACGCCCGGACGCGGAGGAGCTGTTCCGGGTGGAGGTCGACGCGATGGAGGATGCGACCAGGGCGTTGACCGAGGCCAGGGAGTTGCGGGCCCGGTTGGACGGGTTCACCGACAAGGCGGCCGAGGGCGAGTTGTCGCCGGAGCGGTTGGCGCGGATCGAGGCGAAGCTCCTGCCGAAGATCGAGGCGGCGGAGAGCCGTGCACGGCAGGTCACGATCGCTCCGACGGTGGCCGGGCTCGTCGGTCCCGGTGCGCGGGAGGCGTGGGCGCGGTTGTCGATCGTGCAGCAGCGTGAAGTGCTGCGGACGATCGTGCGGCCCCGGTTGTGCCGGTCGACCAGGAAGGGACCGGGATTCGACCCCGACGCCATCCGGATGGTCTGGCTGACCGACCGGCCCGAGGTGCCGGACATGGGGCAGACGGGCTGA
- a CDS encoding GH25 family lysozyme, translated as MDYGIDISSWQGSSIGWPAVKGNNISFASVKVTEATGYVNPHVTAQVDGARSVGIHAGGYHYAHPGDVAGQVRHFVANLNARGLLGSGSLWPMLDMEHHTFIGDPNGFIAEFIREFRAQSGRRELLVYANQHWFTRRLRPDEWADDGVILWCAQYNSNPGHVDYSHPRLAIHQHSQEGIVPGFTGFVDRNATIGDWRVGSFVLDGAPAPAPQPSPAPAPSGWVPYVIQPGDTLSGIAARTGTTVAELASRNGIADPDRIYAGKTILIPGGAGGGSGGERYQIRPGDTLSALAVRWGTTVAAIAARNGITNPDYIRTGDWLTRP; from the coding sequence GTGGACTACGGCATCGACATCAGCTCCTGGCAGGGCTCCTCGATCGGCTGGCCCGCCGTCAAGGGCAACAACATCTCGTTCGCCTCGGTGAAGGTCACCGAGGCCACCGGCTACGTCAACCCGCACGTCACCGCCCAGGTCGACGGCGCCCGCTCCGTCGGCATCCACGCGGGCGGCTACCACTACGCCCATCCCGGCGACGTCGCCGGACAGGTCCGGCACTTCGTCGCCAACCTCAACGCCCGCGGGCTGCTCGGCTCCGGGTCGCTGTGGCCGATGCTCGACATGGAGCACCACACCTTCATCGGCGACCCCAACGGGTTCATCGCGGAGTTCATCCGCGAGTTCCGCGCCCAGAGCGGGCGGCGTGAGCTGCTGGTGTACGCCAACCAGCACTGGTTCACCCGCCGCCTGCGCCCCGACGAGTGGGCCGACGACGGCGTGATCCTGTGGTGCGCCCAGTACAACAGCAACCCCGGACACGTCGACTACAGCCACCCCCGCCTGGCGATCCACCAGCACTCCCAGGAGGGCATCGTCCCCGGCTTCACCGGGTTCGTGGACCGCAACGCCACCATCGGCGACTGGCGCGTCGGCTCGTTCGTCCTCGACGGCGCACCCGCCCCGGCACCGCAACCCTCGCCCGCCCCAGCGCCCTCGGGCTGGGTGCCCTACGTCATCCAGCCCGGCGACACCCTGTCCGGCATCGCCGCCCGCACCGGCACCACCGTCGCCGAGCTGGCCTCCCGCAACGGCATCGCCGACCCGGACCGGATCTATGCGGGCAAGACCATCCTGATCCCCGGCGGTGCTGGTGGGGGCAGTGGTGGTGAGCGTTACCAGATCCGGCCCGGCGACACCCTGTCCGCGCTGGCCGTGCGCTGGGGAACCACCGTCGCGGCCATCGCCGCCAGGAACGGCATCACCAACCCGGACTACATCCGCACCGGGGACTGGCTGACCCGCCCATGA
- a CDS encoding phage tail protein: MRAQLAELARAGDRTAMRLLAELDSAPARDEFADLKRRLSGHTVTVRTVLDRSVGASVRGLAQLDRGVTGLTGSVTAHTATVGAATLKYAALAGGIAQVLGLMGGLGAAAGTAAGSLLIVPAVGIAAAAVGALRLGVDGLNDALSAETPAEYAKAVKDFPPAMRETTDAVRALRPQLDGLKLDVQAALFAGLGSEVERLGDRYLPVLRDGLVGIAEGYNQAARQAAGFAGEARTVDDVRLILDNTGQSVRALAGGVAPLLRAIRDIAAVGSDFLPGFASGLGESTQRFAQFIATARETGQLREWLSAGLSALGDLANILGNLARIVFTILSAANTQGAGLLTTLHALTDGMLAYLRSAEGARALNQIFSGLGAVASALLPLLTELARVAGAVLAPAVAQLGPMVAAGLGVLVGAVEPAGRVLASLAPLAGVAAQALASLLVPAVELLAGVTAELAPAVSLLVGELVGGALADGVRTLAPALIGLARAAAPLIVQLGQLLVQAVNIAAPALANLLRVLTPIAAQIGGALLTALAAVLPLVGQLADVWAQVLLAGLTAALPVLPVIVSTVQRLAEVLSVGLAAATPTLVQIGQLLGETLAVGLQGLLPLLPPLVEGLLRITTEGLLPLTPVLLQLVSELLPPLLQLVALLVPVIVQATGVLATWTAMFAAVAAEVTSKLIPTLRFLIDNVVAPIFARIVDTVSGALTFLQGLLDLVMGVITGDWSRAWSGVRDIVTRAWQAIRNGVDLATGGLVSFVAGIPSRLLGALGDLGSLLVEAGKNLIRGLLRGIESMINSLRDKLGQVTNLLPNWKGPPERDRVLLRGNGRLIMRGLLSGFEAEEPAVRAYLSDLTASIPRMATPEDARGRTAPDRVIIRSTNASEAAGTAPPDLGELVDAVRELAARPVVVQVGATEIARATADGERILSRR; the protein is encoded by the coding sequence GTGCGCGCCCAGCTCGCAGAGCTGGCCCGCGCGGGCGACCGGACCGCGATGCGGCTGCTGGCCGAACTGGACTCCGCACCGGCCCGTGACGAGTTCGCCGACCTCAAGCGCCGGTTGTCCGGGCACACCGTCACCGTCCGCACGGTCCTGGACCGCAGCGTGGGCGCGAGCGTGCGTGGGCTGGCCCAGTTGGATCGGGGCGTCACCGGGCTGACGGGCAGCGTCACCGCCCACACCGCCACCGTGGGCGCGGCGACGCTGAAGTACGCCGCGCTGGCCGGTGGCATCGCCCAGGTACTCGGGCTGATGGGCGGGCTGGGCGCGGCGGCGGGGACCGCGGCCGGTTCGCTGCTGATCGTCCCGGCGGTCGGCATCGCCGCCGCCGCCGTGGGCGCGCTGCGCCTGGGCGTCGACGGTCTCAACGACGCCCTCAGCGCGGAGACGCCCGCCGAGTACGCCAAGGCGGTCAAGGACTTCCCGCCCGCAATGCGGGAGACCACCGACGCCGTCCGCGCCCTGCGCCCCCAGCTCGACGGCCTCAAGCTCGACGTCCAGGCGGCGCTGTTCGCCGGACTCGGCAGCGAAGTCGAACGCCTGGGGGACCGGTACCTGCCGGTCCTGCGTGACGGTCTGGTCGGCATCGCCGAGGGCTACAACCAGGCCGCCCGGCAGGCGGCGGGGTTCGCGGGCGAGGCGCGCACGGTCGATGACGTCCGGCTGATTCTGGACAACACCGGCCAATCCGTCCGCGCGCTGGCGGGCGGTGTGGCGCCGCTGCTGCGCGCCATCCGCGACATCGCCGCCGTGGGCTCGGACTTCCTGCCCGGCTTCGCCTCCGGGCTCGGGGAGAGCACGCAGCGGTTCGCGCAGTTCATCGCCACCGCCCGCGAGACCGGGCAGCTACGCGAGTGGCTGTCCGCCGGCCTGTCCGCGCTGGGCGACCTGGCGAACATCCTGGGCAACCTGGCCCGGATCGTGTTCACGATCCTGTCGGCCGCCAACACCCAGGGCGCGGGCCTGCTGACCACCCTGCACGCGCTGACCGACGGGATGTTGGCCTACCTCCGCTCGGCGGAGGGCGCACGCGCGCTCAACCAGATCTTCAGCGGGCTGGGCGCGGTGGCCTCGGCGCTGCTGCCCCTGCTCACCGAACTCGCACGCGTGGCCGGAGCGGTCCTCGCCCCGGCCGTCGCCCAGCTCGGGCCGATGGTCGCCGCTGGGCTGGGCGTGCTCGTGGGCGCGGTCGAGCCCGCGGGCCGCGTCCTGGCCTCCCTCGCACCCCTGGCCGGGGTCGCGGCCCAGGCGCTGGCGTCGCTGCTGGTCCCGGCGGTCGAGCTGCTGGCCGGTGTCACCGCCGAGCTGGCCCCTGCGGTCTCGCTGCTGGTCGGCGAACTCGTCGGCGGCGCGCTGGCCGACGGGGTGCGCACGCTGGCCCCGGCCCTGATCGGCTTGGCACGCGCCGCCGCACCGCTGATTGTCCAACTCGGCCAGTTGCTCGTGCAGGCCGTGAACATCGCCGCCCCGGCGCTCGCGAATCTGCTTCGCGTTCTGACGCCGATCGCGGCGCAGATCGGCGGCGCGCTGCTCACGGCCTTGGCGGCGGTACTGCCGCTGGTCGGCCAACTGGCCGACGTCTGGGCTCAAGTCCTGCTCGCCGGGCTCACGGCGGCGCTGCCCGTGCTGCCGGTGATCGTCTCGACGGTCCAGCGACTGGCCGAGGTCCTGTCGGTCGGGCTCGCCGCAGCAACGCCGACTCTGGTCCAGATTGGACAGTTGCTCGGCGAGACGCTGGCCGTTGGGCTGCAAGGACTGCTGCCGCTGTTGCCGCCGCTTGTCGAGGGCCTGTTGCGGATCACGACCGAAGGTCTGCTCCCGCTGACGCCGGTCCTGCTCCAGCTCGTCTCGGAGCTGCTGCCGCCGCTGCTCCAGCTCGTCGCGCTCCTGGTGCCGGTGATCGTGCAGGCCACCGGGGTGCTCGCGACCTGGACGGCCATGTTCGCCGCCGTCGCCGCCGAGGTCACGTCCAAGCTGATCCCGACCCTGCGGTTCTTGATCGACAACGTCGTCGCGCCGATCTTCGCGCGCATCGTGGACACCGTCTCGGGCGCGCTCACGTTCCTCCAGGGCCTGTTGGACCTGGTCATGGGCGTGATCACCGGCGACTGGTCGCGGGCCTGGTCGGGCGTGCGGGACATCGTCACGAGAGCCTGGCAGGCCATCCGCAACGGCGTCGACCTCGCCACGGGCGGCCTGGTCTCGTTCGTCGCGGGCATCCCCTCGCGGCTGCTCGGCGCGCTCGGCGACCTCGGATCACTGCTGGTCGAGGCCGGAAAGAACCTGATCCGGGGCCTGCTGCGCGGCATCGAGTCCATGATCAACTCGCTGCGCGACAAGCTCGGGCAGGTGACCAACCTCCTGCCGAACTGGAAGGGACCGCCCGAACGTGACCGCGTCCTGCTGCGCGGCAACGGCCGGTTGATCATGCGCGGTCTGCTCTCCGGGTTCGAGGCCGAGGAACCCGCCGTCCGGGCCTACCTGTCCGACCTGACGGCCAGCATCCCACGCATGGCCACGCCCGAAGACGCACGCGGTCGGACCGCACCGGATCGGGTGATCATTCGCAGCACCAACGCTTCCGAGGCCGCCGGGACGGCACCGCCGGACCTGGGCGAACTGGTGGACGCCGTGCGGGAGCTGGCCGCGCGGCCGGTGGTGGTGCAGGTCGGCGCAACCGAGATCGCCCGCGCCACCGCAGACGGCGAACGCATCCTGTCCAGGAGGTGA
- a CDS encoding STAS domain-containing protein, with protein sequence MGEDSAAAASAQAVTVDGVPVLRVVGELDMTALDTVRAELLIWLDSAPEQVVIDLTGVTFMGSSGLALLIEAAAHADRCGVRFVLAAGHREVLRPIQVTNLDEVFDLYPDVAQAVAAVTTTTPQPSPVEVEPQDV encoded by the coding sequence ATGGGCGAGGACAGCGCGGCGGCGGCCTCGGCGCAGGCCGTCACGGTGGACGGCGTGCCGGTGCTGCGGGTGGTGGGCGAGCTGGACATGACCGCCCTGGACACGGTGCGGGCCGAGCTGCTGATCTGGCTGGACAGCGCCCCCGAGCAGGTGGTGATCGACCTGACCGGGGTGACGTTCATGGGGTCCAGTGGCCTGGCGCTGCTGATAGAGGCCGCCGCGCACGCCGACCGGTGCGGGGTGCGGTTCGTGCTGGCCGCCGGTCACCGGGAAGTGCTGCGCCCGATCCAGGTCACCAATCTGGACGAGGTGTTCGACCTGTACCCCGACGTCGCCCAGGCCGTGGCCGCCGTGACGACCACGACGCCCCAGCCCTCACCGGTCGAGGTCGAGCCGCAGGACGTTTGA
- a CDS encoding SU10 major capsid protein: protein MPGIAAIANTYNSPNYVGELFGLTPTDTPFLSAIGGLTGGRRANAVVHTWTVYDLRPPDPNRQRLEGADAPPAETRVRGQDRNVLEIHQETVGVTYTRQSTQDMFAGTGAANPNAAAIGGTNAVPNEMDWQTRQALVQIARDVELTFLVGRYQEPTDSSTVRRTRGILEATRTNVITNATPTPLTERMVIDLLQKVWENGGIQVSETATLMCNAWQKRQLTDEFVIKKNYREETRNVGGVAVTTIETDFGRLSIMLNRYMPTDTVQVVSLDQCAPVLLEKPGQGFLFSEPLAKTGSSDRAQIYGEISLEYGPEIAHGKITGLTTGPTGGGA from the coding sequence TTGCCCGGTATCGCCGCTATCGCCAACACCTACAACAGCCCCAACTACGTCGGCGAACTGTTCGGCCTCACCCCGACCGACACGCCGTTCCTGTCCGCGATCGGCGGTCTGACCGGCGGGCGGCGCGCGAACGCCGTGGTCCACACCTGGACCGTGTACGACCTGCGCCCGCCGGACCCCAACCGCCAGCGCCTGGAGGGCGCGGACGCCCCGCCCGCCGAGACCCGCGTGAGGGGGCAGGACCGCAACGTCCTGGAGATCCACCAGGAGACCGTGGGCGTCACCTACACCCGGCAGTCCACGCAGGACATGTTCGCCGGGACCGGCGCGGCCAACCCGAACGCCGCCGCCATCGGCGGCACCAACGCCGTCCCGAACGAGATGGACTGGCAGACCCGCCAGGCGCTCGTGCAGATCGCCCGCGACGTCGAGTTGACGTTCCTGGTCGGCCGCTACCAGGAGCCCACCGACAGCTCCACGGTGCGCAGGACCAGGGGCATCCTGGAGGCCACCCGCACCAACGTGATCACCAACGCCACCCCGACGCCCCTCACCGAGCGCATGGTGATCGACCTGTTGCAGAAGGTGTGGGAGAACGGCGGCATCCAGGTGTCGGAGACGGCCACGCTGATGTGCAACGCCTGGCAGAAGCGGCAGCTCACCGACGAGTTCGTCATCAAGAAGAACTACCGCGAGGAGACCCGCAACGTCGGCGGTGTCGCGGTGACCACGATCGAGACCGACTTCGGCCGGTTGTCGATCATGCTCAACCGGTACATGCCGACCGACACGGTCCAGGTAGTCAGCCTCGACCAGTGCGCGCCGGTGCTGCTGGAGAAGCCGGGGCAGGGGTTCCTGTTCTCGGAGCCGCTGGCCAAGACCGGCAGTTCCGATCGGGCGCAGATCTACGGCGAGATCTCCTTGGAGTACGGGCCGGAGATCGCGCACGGCAAGATCACCGGTCTGACCACCGGCCCGACCGGGGGTGGTGCGTGA
- a CDS encoding phage portal protein: MISTKNTLTPTRWVARLARLHNAQLPELELLDSYYEGEQSLSYMHPELIRRLDGRVRQVVINWAQLVVDSLDERLDLTGFRLGGQQAADADLWRIWQANRLDLHAEQAHVDALALGRAFAIVGTDEDRPNTPLVTVESPLDVHVDLDPRTRRVRAALKRQFSDDAEDGSTEAWATLYLPDETIWYSSEDGGGTWTEDQRDEHGMGAVPVVPIVNRPRTRRRRSAPPRLGRSELAAVLPLSDAASKIATDMMISAEFHAMPRRYALGFDKEDFVDANGRPLSPWEAVAGVLWASPKSPKDDGVSVGQFPEADLANFHATLNALARLVASLTGLPPHFLGYATENPASADGIRSSESRHIKRAERRQRSFGDGWEEVMRTVLRVRDGRVPDEALRMEAQWVDAATPTFAAQADGVVKLFSADRLLPRRASRRALGYSDTQIREMEAEDAEAYSRAVGDQAEDFGPKPLPVPFDQADDEPDEPGFGRVPAPRRRAPVQLGPAATVPPLAVQFREPALAGR; the protein is encoded by the coding sequence TTGATCTCCACGAAGAACACCCTCACCCCCACCCGGTGGGTAGCCCGGTTGGCGCGGCTGCACAACGCCCAGCTCCCCGAGCTGGAGTTGCTGGACTCCTACTACGAGGGCGAACAGTCCCTCAGCTACATGCACCCGGAGCTGATCCGCCGCCTGGACGGCCGCGTCCGCCAGGTAGTGATCAACTGGGCACAGCTCGTCGTGGACTCCTTGGACGAGCGCCTGGACCTGACCGGGTTCCGACTCGGCGGCCAACAGGCCGCCGACGCCGACCTGTGGCGCATCTGGCAGGCCAACAGGCTGGACCTGCACGCCGAGCAGGCCCACGTCGACGCGTTGGCCCTGGGCCGTGCGTTCGCGATCGTGGGTACCGACGAGGACCGGCCGAACACCCCGCTGGTCACCGTCGAGTCGCCGTTGGACGTGCACGTCGACCTGGACCCGCGCACCCGCCGCGTGCGCGCCGCGCTCAAACGGCAATTCAGCGACGATGCCGAGGACGGCTCCACCGAAGCGTGGGCCACGCTCTACCTGCCTGATGAGACGATCTGGTACTCGTCGGAGGACGGCGGCGGTACCTGGACCGAGGATCAGCGCGACGAGCACGGCATGGGCGCGGTGCCGGTGGTGCCGATCGTCAACCGGCCGCGCACCCGACGCCGCCGCTCTGCTCCGCCGCGGCTCGGGCGCTCGGAGCTGGCGGCCGTGCTGCCGCTGTCGGACGCCGCGTCGAAGATCGCCACGGACATGATGATCTCGGCGGAGTTCCACGCGATGCCGCGCCGCTACGCGTTGGGCTTCGACAAAGAGGACTTCGTGGACGCCAACGGCCGGCCGCTGTCGCCGTGGGAGGCGGTGGCCGGTGTCCTGTGGGCCTCGCCCAAGAGCCCGAAGGACGACGGCGTCTCGGTCGGTCAGTTCCCCGAAGCCGACCTCGCGAACTTCCACGCCACCCTCAACGCCCTGGCGCGCCTCGTCGCCAGCCTCACGGGGTTGCCGCCGCACTTCCTCGGCTACGCCACCGAGAACCCCGCCTCGGCGGACGGCATCCGCTCCTCGGAGTCCCGGCACATCAAGCGGGCCGAACGGCGTCAACGCAGCTTCGGTGACGGCTGGGAGGAGGTCATGCGCACGGTGCTGCGGGTGCGTGACGGGCGGGTGCCGGACGAGGCGCTGCGCATGGAAGCGCAGTGGGTGGACGCGGCCACGCCGACGTTCGCCGCGCAGGCCGATGGGGTGGTGAAGCTGTTCTCGGCGGACCGGTTGCTGCCGCGTCGCGCGTCACGTCGCGCTCTCGGCTACTCCGACACCCAGATCCGGGAGATGGAGGCCGAGGACGCCGAGGCGTACTCGCGCGCCGTGGGCGACCAGGCCGAGGACTTCGGTCCCAAGCCGCTGCCCGTCCCGTTCGACCAAGCCGACGACGAACCCGACGAGCCAGGGTTCGGGCGGGTGCCCGCGCCGCGCCGCCGCGCCCCGGTCCAACTAGGCCCGGCCGCGACCGTGCCGCCGCTGGCGGTGCAGTTCCGGGAACCCGCGCTCGCCGGGAGGTGA
- a CDS encoding terminase large subunit, with the protein MCGRTFDGHTCRKRGDHLCKPRADHAQAFAEEICVHTKDRWARRPFILADWQRDDIVRPLFGEVRWDDEAECYVRRFRIAWIELARKNGKSELLAFVALYLLVGDGVESAEVYGCARDTDQAKLVFNVAARMVRLSPVLSKRLRVIEHSARIVDEKTNSVYAVVPADALGNLGSNPSCVIFDEVLTQPNGDFWNAMRTGMGTRLEPLLIAATTAGNDPASFAKGEHDEFVKIAEDPARAPHRFVYLRNTPADADPWDEANWYHANPALGDFLSLAALREEALEARNDPLKENAFRQFRLNQWVNQASRWMPMHLYAACTGSTRDEPAQLRRELARRPAWGGLDLASKLDLTAWCLVVPDGIDGHPSALWRFWLPEAGVTFLDERTDGRVSRWVDQGWITVTDGEVIDYDKVEADIVADTGLLRVADISYDEWSGEPVRQRLEKRTGVPMFPVAQTYKGMTAGMTELMALTRSRGWSHHGNPVAEFCFDSVEVRHPPGEPDLIRPDKPERGKTGKRIDAVPTAAMAVGGWKLRGSKPKKSSRMVVMG; encoded by the coding sequence GTGTGCGGGCGCACCTTCGACGGCCACACCTGTCGCAAGCGCGGTGATCACCTCTGCAAGCCCCGCGCCGACCACGCGCAGGCGTTCGCGGAGGAGATCTGCGTCCACACCAAGGACCGGTGGGCGCGGCGGCCGTTCATCCTCGCCGACTGGCAGCGCGACGACATCGTGCGTCCGCTGTTCGGCGAGGTCCGCTGGGACGACGAAGCCGAGTGCTATGTCCGCCGGTTCCGGATCGCGTGGATCGAGCTGGCCCGCAAGAACGGCAAGTCCGAGCTGCTGGCCTTCGTCGCCCTGTACTTGCTGGTCGGGGATGGCGTGGAGTCGGCCGAGGTCTACGGCTGCGCCCGCGACACCGACCAGGCCAAGCTGGTGTTCAACGTCGCCGCGCGCATGGTCCGGCTGTCCCCGGTGCTGTCCAAGCGGCTGCGGGTCATCGAGCACTCGGCGCGCATCGTGGACGAGAAGACCAACTCCGTCTACGCCGTGGTGCCCGCCGACGCGCTGGGCAATCTGGGTTCCAACCCGAGCTGCGTCATCTTCGATGAGGTCCTGACCCAGCCCAACGGCGACTTCTGGAACGCCATGCGCACCGGCATGGGCACGAGGCTGGAGCCGTTGCTGATCGCGGCCACGACCGCGGGCAACGATCCCGCCTCCTTCGCCAAGGGTGAGCACGACGAGTTCGTCAAGATCGCCGAGGACCCGGCGCGGGCGCCGCACCGGTTCGTCTACCTGCGCAACACCCCCGCCGACGCCGACCCGTGGGACGAGGCGAACTGGTACCACGCCAACCCGGCCCTGGGGGACTTCCTCAGCCTGGCCGCGCTGCGGGAAGAAGCACTCGAAGCCCGCAACGACCCGCTCAAGGAGAACGCCTTCCGGCAGTTCCGCCTCAACCAGTGGGTCAACCAGGCGTCGCGGTGGATGCCGATGCACCTGTACGCGGCGTGCACCGGCAGCACCCGCGACGAACCCGCACAGCTGCGCCGGGAGCTGGCCCGCCGGCCCGCCTGGGGCGGGCTGGACCTGGCCTCGAAGCTCGACCTGACCGCGTGGTGCCTGGTCGTGCCGGACGGCATCGACGGCCACCCTTCCGCGCTGTGGCGGTTCTGGCTGCCCGAAGCCGGTGTGACGTTCCTGGACGAACGCACCGACGGCCGCGTGTCGAGATGGGTCGACCAGGGCTGGATCACCGTCACCGACGGTGAGGTCATCGACTACGACAAGGTCGAAGCCGACATCGTCGCCGACACCGGCCTGCTGCGCGTCGCGGACATCTCCTACGACGAGTGGTCCGGCGAACCGGTCCGCCAACGCCTGGAGAAGCGCACGGGCGTGCCCATGTTCCCGGTCGCCCAGACCTACAAGGGCATGACGGCCGGGATGACCGAACTCATGGCCCTGACCCGCTCACGCGGCTGGTCCCACCACGGCAACCCCGTCGCCGAGTTCTGCTTCGACTCCGTCGAGGTCCGCCACCCGCCCGGTGAACCCGACCTCATCCGCCCGGACAAGCCTGAGCGCGGCAAGACCGGCAAGCGCATCGACGCCGTGCCCACGGCCGCGATGGCCGTGGGCGGCTGGAAGCTGCGCGGCTCCAAGCCCAAGAAGTCGAGTCGCATGGTGGTGATGGGCTGA
- a CDS encoding phage terminase small subunit P27 family: MCPDWASDGAREIWARLAPELEKRKVLTTWDVDAFLILCEALARYRNATALVNGSALLVQGGSGLMKNPALQVQAEAERTFLTYAARFGLTPSDRQSIKVEVGGDQDHQGGPGRLLS, encoded by the coding sequence GTGTGCCCAGACTGGGCCTCGGACGGTGCGCGGGAGATCTGGGCGCGGCTCGCGCCCGAGCTGGAGAAGCGCAAGGTGCTGACCACGTGGGATGTGGACGCCTTCCTGATCCTGTGCGAGGCGCTGGCTCGCTACCGCAACGCCACTGCCCTGGTGAACGGCTCCGCGCTGCTGGTGCAGGGCGGCTCGGGCCTGATGAAGAACCCGGCGTTGCAGGTGCAGGCCGAGGCCGAACGCACGTTCCTGACCTACGCCGCCCGGTTCGGGCTGACGCCGTCGGACCGCCAGTCCATCAAGGTGGAGGTGGGCGGCGACCAGGACCACCAGGGCGGACCGGGCCGCCTCCTCAGCTAA